The nucleotide sequence ACGGCGCGGGGCAAGATTTGCTTAAAGACTCATTTTCGGGAAATGTAAAAGGGATGGGACCCGGGGTTGCTGAAATAGAAATGGAAGAAAGACCTAGCGAAGTATTTTGTGTATTTGCAGCAGACAAAACTGAGCCAGGGGCTTATAATTTTCCCCTTTGGAGAATGTTTGTCGACGCAAGAAGTAATACGGGGCTGATCATTAATGAGGAGCTGGCAGAAGGTGTAATATTTAGGATCATGGATGTAATGTCAGGGAAAATTGCTGATCTAAAATTATGGAACGATAAGCCAGAGTTAGAGGCTGCGTTGATGTATCCCGGTAGATATGTGGTACATTCTGTGTTAACACACCAACATGAACAAATTGTGTCAAGTTCCACCGACAGGCTTCATAATATCGCAGGAACTTATGTGGGAAAAGATGATCCAATTGCAATCGTAAGAACCCAAAAGAATTTTCCCGCCACAGAAGAAGCTGGTAGCGCTTTTAACGATCCTCATATAGTTGCCGGCAACACTAGGGGGAGTCATCACATGCCATTTATGCCCGTTTCATTAAACTCTGCAGCAAGTTTGAATTACTCCATTCCCATGGTATCGTGCTTGCTGTTTAGTATGCACAACGGAAAGCTTACAGGTCCTCATGATGGATTTGGGACAGCTGATTGGGAATACCAGCGTAGGTTAGCATCTGAGCGTGCAATGATGATGAGAGTTCAAGGATTTATCCATCCAGCAACACTTGTACCTGAAGAATTAGAATATAATAAAGGATATGAGGCCAGAATGGCTAAATTAAATGAAAAATTCAAATAAACCAGCACAAACTAAAATGTCTAACAGAAAGGGACCGCTCATAATCAATTTTAAAAACTATCTAGAGATTTCAGGCGATAAGGCCTTGTCGCTTACAAAAGAAGCTGAACGAGTTAGCGAGCAGACGGATATTGAAATAGTTCTGTCTCCCCCCCAGGTCCTATTAGCGTGGCTGGCAAAAAATACAAAATTAAGTGTAATAGCACAACATTTAGATGTTCAACAACCAGGTCCAAGCACGGGTTTTTCAATTCCAGAGATTGTTAAAGATGTCGGTGGAGCCGGGTCGCTAATCAATCATAGTGAACATCCAATAAATCTGAATATTATAAGAGATTTGATTCCCAGATTGCGCTCGCTAGGTCTATTAAGCATTGTTTGTGCCAAAAATTTGGCGGAACTAAGAGATATTAGTTCTATAGGACCAGATTTTGTAGCCATAGAGCCCCCAGAATTAATCGGAACCAAAAAATCTATTTCTACAGAAAAACCATCTTTAATTACTGATTCGTTTCAACATTTAAAATTAGAGGCAAGTCGATCCCAATTGATTTGTGGTGCCGGAATAAATTCATCGGAAGATGTAAGAATCGCAGTTCAATTGGGCTCAAAAGGGATACTCGCAGCTAGTAGTGTGGTAAAGTCAAAAAATTGGTACGAAAAGATTTATGAATTGGCATCGCAATTTTGAAGTTAGAAAATATAGTACCGAAAAAATTCTTTTTAAATGATTCCAACCAAATCATTGTAACTAATGTATAAGAAGTACGATTTATCAGATATTCAGAAAAGAGTGATAGATCTCTTACAAAATAATAATCCTATGTCTAGTAGTGAAATTTCAATCAAACTAGGAACTAATCGTATTACCATATCCAAATATCTCGATATATTATATTTCCAAAAAATTCTTAACAAGAAAAAAATAGGCTCAGTAAACTTTTGGTTTTTAGACCCTGGAATAATCAATTTAGATTTGAAAGATGAAAATTTCCTTGAGATTCAACAAAAGATCATAGAATCCTTAATCAATGGCCAAAAGGAATTCACAGATAATATAGTCCTAAGTCTGATCAACCGGAATCTCAATTTGAGAAAAATTTTTACAGATGTTTGTTTCCCCGTTTTAAATACCATTCTGGAATTATATAGCAGAGGGAAAATAGGTAAGACCGAAAAAATTCACTTACTTACTAATCTTACAGACTCATTCAGGTTATTGAGAAATATTATTAAAACCAATAATAGTTATAATCGAAGGTTCGGTAACTCCTTGCTTGTAATAGTATCTGGCGACGACGAATCTTTACCTATTTGCATAATGATTGATATATTGACAAGGCAAGATGGCCTAAATTCTACCCTTATAGGAAATGTTGAAAATTTTATTGATCCCTTTTTTGATATAGATTTTCAACGTTATATCAACAAATTATCTAAAAGAGCAAAGGGAAAAACCAGTATTATCGTTGTTTCACATAACGAAACGGCCATAAGATTTCTACACTCGGCTCT is from Candidatus Nitrosocosmicus arcticus and encodes:
- the tpiA gene encoding triose-phosphate isomerase, which gives rise to MKNSNKPAQTKMSNRKGPLIINFKNYLEISGDKALSLTKEAERVSEQTDIEIVLSPPQVLLAWLAKNTKLSVIAQHLDVQQPGPSTGFSIPEIVKDVGGAGSLINHSEHPINLNIIRDLIPRLRSLGLLSIVCAKNLAELRDISSIGPDFVAIEPPELIGTKKSISTEKPSLITDSFQHLKLEASRSQLICGAGINSSEDVRIAVQLGSKGILAASSVVKSKNWYEKIYELASQF
- the fbp gene encoding fructose-1,6-bisphosphate aldolase/phosphatase, which produces MKITVSAIKADIGGIGGHTRPSDKLVQTVKDFVLKNGKGMLIDSYIGYTGDDIHIVMTHTLGIDNKEIHKLAWDAFTEGTKIAKEQGLYGAGQDLLKDSFSGNVKGMGPGVAEIEMEERPSEVFCVFAADKTEPGAYNFPLWRMFVDARSNTGLIINEELAEGVIFRIMDVMSGKIADLKLWNDKPELEAALMYPGRYVVHSVLTHQHEQIVSSSTDRLHNIAGTYVGKDDPIAIVRTQKNFPATEEAGSAFNDPHIVAGNTRGSHHMPFMPVSLNSAASLNYSIPMVSCLLFSMHNGKLTGPHDGFGTADWEYQRRLASERAMMMRVQGFIHPATLVPEELEYNKGYEARMAKLNEKFK